The following are from one region of the Halarcobacter sp. genome:
- a CDS encoding glycosyltransferase, with protein MNKISNYQYSFTVVLDLEGYKLEDLEKLKLSLDKQWIKNFNLIVLEKNKETFEHYNEIIENEKNDYIIFLKEYEYIENSFFYEVLKAINTQEYDLIYTNEDFIKNNQFIDVRYKSNISKQLIYSFNYIGKSLILKTSFLKKIKGFEAYNSTESLFYDLVLKAIESTTNIHFIDSVLFHQNLDLKKNHNSENNLVLENMINRTKIDVEIKEGLVANSYHLKYLIKNKPLISIIIPFKDQGKLLQTCLNSIINLSSYENFEIIGISNNSKEKETFRQMEIFEQKDSRIKFIEYNVPFNYSHINNYAVKNYSKGEHIVFLNNDIEIISSDWIEALLQYSQQEEIGCVGAKLLYPNNTIQHCGIKVGGENVAQHFLAHLKIENTGYEYRESLVQNVTAVTAACMMIKKTLLEEIDYFDENLTVAYNDVDLCLKAIRKGKTNVFTPYCTAYHYESISRGSDKNGEKLKRLLQEQAILKKNNKEILEKEDLYITDNIFNQMQVQIHDIKNKSILKKIRIYSKPIREKIKKLFKGCK; from the coding sequence ATGAATAAAATTTCTAACTATCAATATAGCTTCACAGTTGTTCTTGATTTAGAGGGGTACAAACTTGAAGATTTGGAAAAACTCAAATTATCATTAGATAAGCAATGGATAAAAAATTTCAATCTGATTGTTTTAGAAAAAAATAAAGAAACTTTTGAACATTATAATGAAATTATAGAAAATGAAAAAAATGACTATATAATTTTTCTAAAAGAGTATGAATATATAGAAAACTCTTTTTTTTATGAGGTTTTAAAAGCAATAAATACTCAAGAGTATGATTTAATCTATACAAATGAAGATTTTATAAAAAACAATCAATTCATAGATGTAAGATATAAATCAAATATTTCAAAACAACTTATTTATAGTTTTAATTATATTGGTAAATCTTTGATTCTAAAAACTTCATTTTTAAAAAAAATCAAGGGTTTTGAAGCTTATAATTCAACTGAAAGTCTATTTTATGATCTAGTTTTAAAAGCTATTGAATCAACAACAAATATACATTTTATTGATTCTGTTTTGTTTCATCAAAATTTAGATTTAAAAAAGAATCATAATAGTGAGAACAATTTAGTTTTAGAAAACATGATAAATAGAACTAAGATTGATGTAGAAATTAAAGAAGGGTTAGTAGCTAATTCATATCATCTTAAATATTTAATAAAAAACAAACCCCTAATTTCAATAATAATCCCCTTTAAAGACCAAGGAAAACTGCTTCAAACTTGTCTTAATTCTATTATTAACTTATCTAGCTATGAGAATTTTGAAATAATTGGTATTTCAAATAATAGTAAAGAGAAAGAAACTTTTAGACAAATGGAAATATTTGAACAAAAAGATTCAAGAATAAAATTTATAGAATATAATGTACCTTTTAACTATTCACATATCAATAATTATGCTGTAAAAAACTATTCAAAAGGTGAACATATAGTTTTTTTGAATAATGATATTGAGATTATTTCTTCTGACTGGATTGAGGCATTACTTCAATACTCTCAGCAAGAAGAGATAGGATGTGTTGGAGCAAAACTTCTATATCCAAACAATACAATTCAACATTGTGGTATAAAAGTTGGGGGAGAAAATGTAGCCCAACATTTTTTAGCTCATTTAAAAATTGAAAATACAGGCTATGAATATAGGGAATCATTAGTTCAAAATGTTACTGCTGTTACTGCTGCTTGTATGATGATAAAAAAAACTCTTTTAGAAGAGATAGATTATTTTGATGAAAACTTAACAGTTGCATATAATGATGTTGATTTGTGTTTAAAAGCTATTAGAAAAGGTAAAACAAATGTTTTTACACCTTATTGTACAGCTTACCATTATGAATCAATCTCAAGGGGTTCAGATAAAAATGGTGAAAAATTAAAAAGACTTTTACAAGAACAAGCTATTTTAAAAAAGAATAACAAAGAGATATTAGAAAAAGAGGATTTATATATTACAGATAATATATTTAATCAAATGCAAGTACAAATTCATGATATAAAAAATAAAAGCATTTTAAAAAAAATAAGAATTTATTCTAAACCAATTAGAGAAAAAATAAAAAAACTATTTAAAGGTTGTAAATAA
- a CDS encoding glycosyltransferase family 2 protein encodes MNEKLISVAMCTYNGGKYLKEQLDSIINQTYKNIEIIICDDGSTDNTIEIIKTYSKKYSFIKLFQNETNLGFVKNFEKSISLCEGDYIALADQDDIWKVNKLEAFLCEIGDNLLIYSDAIIMDGEGTISNNELIRPKGNLVKGRCNKAFLFTNCVSGNTLMFKNELIKDILPIPEKITYHDIWIAFVASSLGTITFTQEALTYYRRYAEQITSTREKNYKSFIDRFQTKKASNLKSAKDIIDNLSIFETLEYLDKDIKLIIKESLIHFNDFSNSYFNYKLFKILKKYKDEVFAIKKDKKRLKYIRRISYGLKAHIISLFTI; translated from the coding sequence ATGAATGAAAAATTGATTTCAGTTGCTATGTGCACTTATAATGGAGGAAAATATTTAAAAGAGCAATTAGATTCTATTATAAACCAAACTTACAAAAATATTGAGATTATTATATGTGATGATGGTTCCACAGATAATACAATTGAAATAATAAAAACCTACTCAAAAAAATATAGTTTCATTAAACTTTTTCAAAATGAAACAAATCTTGGCTTTGTAAAAAACTTTGAAAAATCTATCTCTTTATGTGAAGGTGATTATATTGCCCTTGCTGATCAAGATGATATCTGGAAAGTAAATAAACTAGAAGCATTTTTATGTGAGATAGGTGATAATTTACTTATCTATTCTGATGCAATAATAATGGATGGAGAAGGAACTATATCAAACAATGAACTGATAAGACCTAAAGGTAATTTAGTTAAAGGCAGATGTAATAAAGCTTTTTTATTTACTAATTGTGTATCAGGAAATACATTGATGTTCAAAAATGAACTTATAAAAGATATATTGCCTATTCCAGAAAAAATCACATATCATGATATATGGATAGCTTTTGTTGCTTCAAGTTTAGGAACAATAACTTTTACACAAGAAGCACTAACTTATTATAGAAGATATGCCGAACAAATAACAAGTACAAGAGAAAAAAACTATAAAAGTTTCATTGATAGATTCCAAACAAAAAAAGCTTCAAATTTAAAATCAGCTAAAGATATTATTGATAACCTAAGTATATTTGAAACCCTTGAGTATTTAGATAAAGATATTAAACTAATAATAAAAGAATCATTAATACACTTTAATGATTTTTCAAATAGCTATTTTAATTATAAATTATTCAAAATATTAAAAAAATATAAAGATGAAGTTTTTGCAATTAAAAAAGATAAAAAAAGATTAAAATATATTAGAAGAATAAGCTATGGGCTTAAAGCACATATAATCTCTTTATTTACCATCTAA
- a CDS encoding alginate O-acetyltransferase AlgX-related protein, giving the protein MINKYKKFVLGFVVLLLLTIGFHYFAWIKYTSHVLLVHDDIYTGDLGRMSLYANSSFPRQAYPSAKSVNLPKEHINFVTWYKTKQNVDMITIGDSFSNAATQGTNPFYQDYIATYNNFSVLNLNQLSGLNYIETITALTNNGLIEQINPKYILIESVERFSIGRFANNIDFNITRPLDSTINEFNRLSNPYLGKDENIKFINNQNFKAVKNNILYNFDDRAFNTKCYKKELKKDFFTSKDQNSLLFFKEDIDVLYKATMKNIEKLNDNFNKLAEILEKKGITLIFMPAADKYNLYSKYIKDNNLPNSVFFENLRKLPKKYIFIDTKNILSKALEDGVKDLYYPDDTHWSYKASDIIFSDFNFKKEIRVDDEKNK; this is encoded by the coding sequence TTGATTAATAAATATAAAAAATTTGTACTTGGTTTTGTTGTTCTTTTATTATTAACAATAGGCTTTCACTATTTTGCATGGATAAAGTATACTAGTCATGTTTTATTAGTTCATGATGATATATATACAGGTGATTTAGGTAGAATGTCTTTATATGCTAATAGCTCTTTCCCTAGACAAGCTTATCCATCTGCTAAAAGTGTTAATCTTCCTAAGGAACATATAAATTTTGTAACTTGGTATAAAACAAAACAAAATGTTGATATGATAACAATTGGAGACTCTTTTTCAAATGCAGCAACTCAAGGAACTAATCCTTTTTATCAAGACTATATAGCTACTTATAACAATTTTTCAGTATTAAACTTAAATCAACTTTCTGGTTTAAATTATATTGAAACAATTACAGCCCTTACAAATAATGGATTGATTGAACAAATAAATCCTAAATATATATTAATAGAATCAGTAGAAAGATTTTCCATTGGAAGATTTGCAAATAATATAGACTTTAATATAACTCGTCCACTTGATTCAACTATAAATGAATTTAATAGACTTAGCAACCCTTATTTAGGAAAAGATGAAAATATAAAATTTATAAATAATCAAAACTTTAAAGCTGTTAAGAATAATATTTTATATAACTTTGATGATAGAGCTTTTAATACAAAATGTTATAAAAAAGAATTAAAAAAAGATTTTTTTACCTCAAAAGATCAAAATTCATTACTATTTTTCAAAGAAGATATTGATGTACTTTATAAAGCTACAATGAAAAACATAGAGAAACTTAATGATAATTTTAACAAACTAGCAGAGATTCTAGAAAAAAAAGGTATAACTTTAATTTTTATGCCTGCTGCGGATAAATATAATTTGTATTCTAAATATATAAAAGATAATAATCTTCCCAATAGTGTATTTTTTGAAAACTTAAGAAAATTACCTAAAAAATATATTTTTATAGATACAAAAAATATATTGAGTAAAGCATTGGAAGATGGAGTAAAAGATTTATATTATCCAGATGATACCCATTGGTCATATAAAGCTTCTGATATTATTTTTAGTGATTTTAATTTTAAAAAAGAGATTAGGGTTGATGACGAAAAAAATAAATAA
- a CDS encoding O-antigen ligase family protein, whose amino-acid sequence MISINQNIVNIREKINFLLNYLIVFYAFIIPFEYTITKELVKVMFLLWILTFDYERLKLIIKVLKENRVFQSVLLLSSFILLSYLWSDSYPNTVYGDTNFFFKSFIYFYILPIIIIVSSLNTKYIPMIIYSFLISMFINEIISYGIFFEFWSTGIPKSSHFSPVPFQLSGSHITYSVYIAFAILLSIYKLKQIKNRYIYGVFIFFLITMSINLFISIGRTGQFALFLTLCSLLLIYYKHNIKKIILFVCSLLFIFVVAYYNINTFNIRINAGIKDVKNIIYNKEIKNSSVGNRLLSWNAYSYIYETKYLLYGVGMGNKEEYVKKRLLETNYPHKNIIDFWKFGRLHNMYLEILVSNGIIGLFLLVMLFYSIFKVDIKNKHIKYISYITSLVFTFVAIACDLFFFYEMMLLFGLFLSVVISQSNYEKKESHI is encoded by the coding sequence TTGATTAGTATTAATCAAAATATAGTAAATATACGTGAAAAAATTAACTTTTTATTAAATTATTTAATTGTATTTTACGCATTTATTATACCTTTTGAATATACAATAACAAAAGAATTAGTAAAAGTTATGTTTTTATTGTGGATTTTAACTTTTGATTATGAAAGATTAAAATTGATTATAAAAGTTCTAAAAGAAAATAGGGTGTTTCAATCAGTTTTACTTTTGTCTTCTTTTATTTTACTCTCTTATTTATGGAGTGACAGTTATCCAAATACTGTATATGGGGATACAAATTTCTTTTTTAAATCTTTTATATATTTTTATATTTTACCTATAATCATTATTGTATCATCATTAAATACTAAATATATTCCTATGATTATTTATAGTTTTCTTATATCAATGTTTATTAATGAAATTATCTCATATGGGATATTTTTTGAATTTTGGAGTACTGGAATACCAAAAAGTAGCCACTTTAGTCCTGTTCCTTTCCAATTAAGTGGTAGTCATATCACCTATAGTGTTTATATCGCTTTTGCTATTTTATTATCAATATATAAACTAAAACAAATTAAAAATAGATACATTTACGGTGTTTTTATATTTTTTTTAATAACAATGAGTATTAATCTTTTTATATCAATAGGACGAACTGGTCAATTTGCTCTGTTTTTAACCCTATGCTCTTTGCTTTTAATTTATTATAAACATAATATTAAAAAGATTATTTTGTTTGTATGTTCACTTCTTTTTATATTTGTAGTTGCATATTACAATATTAATACCTTTAACATAAGAATAAATGCTGGAATAAAAGATGTCAAAAATATTATTTATAATAAAGAGATAAAAAATTCAAGTGTTGGTAATAGACTTTTATCTTGGAATGCATATAGTTATATTTATGAAACTAAATATTTATTATATGGTGTTGGAATGGGTAATAAAGAAGAATATGTTAAAAAAAGGTTATTAGAAACAAATTATCCACATAAAAATATAATTGATTTTTGGAAGTTTGGACGGCTACATAATATGTATTTAGAAATATTAGTCTCAAATGGAATAATAGGGCTTTTTCTTTTAGTTATGCTTTTTTATTCTATATTTAAAGTAGATATCAAAAATAAACATATAAAATATATTTCATATATTACAAGTTTAGTATTTACCTTTGTAGCTATTGCCTGTGATCTGTTTTTCTTCTATGAAATGATGCTTTTATTTGGATTATTTTTATCTGTAGTTATAAGCCAATCAAATTATGAAAAAAAAGAGAGCCATATATAA